One window of Novosphingobium sp. P6W genomic DNA carries:
- a CDS encoding FeoA family protein — translation MTLDLLPIGQGARIVAVDWSALVQEEARRLRALGLEEGARISVAHRGILGGRDPIAITVGRMTVAVRRAHAAAMEVEVLESTGK, via the coding sequence ATGACCTTAGACCTGCTTCCCATCGGCCAGGGCGCGCGCATTGTCGCTGTCGACTGGTCTGCTCTCGTTCAGGAAGAAGCCCGGCGCCTGCGCGCGCTGGGGCTTGAGGAAGGGGCCCGTATTTCCGTCGCGCACCGGGGCATCCTGGGCGGACGCGATCCCATCGCCATCACCGTGGGCCGTATGACCGTGGCCGTGCGCCGCGCCCATGCCGCCGCCATGGAAGTCGAAGTCCTGGAAAGCACTGGTAAATGA
- a CDS encoding ferrous iron transporter B encodes MSRQRKVALVGNPNAGKSALFNALTGARQKIANYPGVTVERKSGRFVLPTGEPVEMTDLPGAYGLDPTSPDEEVTSKVIRGAFEGEAIPDVLVIVLDASNLEQHLVFAQEVLALGKPSVIALNMVDLAERDGLVLDPAVLAEELGVPVISTVAVRRRGLAELGEAIANAGERRAGPGLTDIGPTERRVAAHAMAGAAILSESRQYRLHASLDRLLLNPWLGPLILLGILFVVFQAVFAWATPFADALEASVGWLHDTVKATLPESLLRDLLTDGVISGVGSVIVFLPQIVILFAFILAMEASGYMARAAFLMDRMMAGVGLSGRSFIPLLSSFACAIPGIMATRSITDPKDRLTTILIAPMMTCSARLPVYAVIIAAFIPNNNVGAGVGLQGLVLLVLYLAGVLGAMAVALLMRSSMTKGAASGFIMEMPKYQMPRLKDMAIGLWQRAWIFLRRAGTIIFMVTVVLWLMLNFPKAGPGESQVDASIAGKVASALAVVVEPIGFNRDMALALIPAMAAREVAVSSLATTYAVDAGDNEDEQAAELGDQLKARWTLPMALAFLAWFVFAPQCMSTIAVTRRETNGWKWPTFMLVYLFVLAYISAGVTYWIAVAAGL; translated from the coding sequence ATGAGCCGTCAACGCAAAGTCGCACTGGTCGGCAATCCCAATGCCGGCAAAAGCGCGCTGTTCAACGCCCTGACCGGCGCCCGCCAGAAGATCGCGAACTATCCGGGCGTCACCGTCGAACGCAAGTCGGGCCGCTTCGTGCTGCCCACCGGCGAACCGGTGGAGATGACCGACCTTCCGGGCGCCTACGGCCTCGACCCGACCAGCCCGGACGAGGAAGTGACCTCCAAGGTCATCCGCGGCGCCTTCGAGGGCGAGGCGATCCCCGATGTGCTGGTGATCGTGCTCGATGCCTCGAACCTGGAACAGCACCTCGTGTTCGCGCAGGAAGTGCTGGCGCTGGGCAAGCCCAGTGTCATCGCGCTCAACATGGTGGACCTGGCCGAACGGGACGGGCTGGTGCTCGATCCTGCCGTGCTGGCCGAGGAACTGGGCGTGCCCGTGATCTCGACCGTGGCGGTGCGCCGGCGCGGCCTGGCCGAACTGGGCGAGGCGATCGCCAATGCGGGGGAGCGCCGTGCCGGCCCCGGCCTGACCGACATCGGACCGACCGAGCGCCGCGTTGCCGCCCACGCCATGGCGGGCGCCGCGATCCTGTCCGAATCCCGGCAGTACCGCCTGCATGCCAGCCTTGATCGCCTGCTGCTCAACCCGTGGCTGGGCCCGCTGATCCTGCTGGGCATCCTGTTCGTGGTGTTCCAGGCGGTGTTCGCCTGGGCAACGCCTTTCGCCGATGCGCTGGAGGCCAGTGTAGGCTGGCTGCACGATACCGTGAAGGCAACTCTGCCGGAAAGCCTGCTGCGCGATCTCCTGACGGACGGCGTGATCTCGGGCGTCGGTTCGGTCATCGTGTTCCTGCCGCAGATCGTCATCCTGTTTGCCTTCATTCTGGCGATGGAAGCCTCGGGCTACATGGCCCGCGCCGCCTTCCTGATGGACCGGATGATGGCGGGCGTGGGCCTTTCGGGGCGCAGCTTCATTCCGCTGCTGTCCAGCTTCGCCTGCGCCATTCCCGGCATCATGGCGACCCGTTCCATCACCGATCCCAAGGACCGGCTGACGACGATCCTGATCGCGCCGATGATGACCTGCTCGGCGCGCCTGCCGGTCTACGCGGTCATCATCGCCGCCTTCATCCCCAACAACAATGTCGGTGCCGGCGTGGGCCTTCAGGGCCTGGTACTTCTGGTGCTGTACCTTGCCGGTGTGCTGGGGGCGATGGCGGTAGCGCTGCTGATGCGCAGTTCGATGACCAAAGGTGCGGCCTCGGGCTTCATCATGGAAATGCCCAAGTACCAGATGCCCCGTCTCAAGGACATGGCGATCGGCCTGTGGCAGCGCGCCTGGATCTTCCTGCGACGCGCCGGAACGATCATCTTTATGGTCACCGTGGTGCTGTGGCTGATGCTCAACTTCCCGAAGGCCGGGCCGGGCGAAAGCCAGGTCGATGCTTCGATCGCGGGCAAAGTCGCCAGCGCGCTGGCCGTGGTGGTCGAGCCGATCGGCTTCAACCGCGACATGGCCCTGGCCCTGATCCCGGCGATGGCCGCGCGCGAAGTCGCGGTTTCCTCGTTGGCGACGACTTATGCGGTCGACGCCGGTGACAACGAGGACGAGCAGGCAGCGGAGTTGGGGGACCAGCTCAAGGCCCGCTGGACGCTGCCGATGGCGCTGGCGTTCCTGGCGTGGTTCGTCTTCGCCCCGCAGTGCATGTCGACGATCGCGGTGACCCGGCGCGAAACCAATGGCTGGAAGTGGCCGACGTTCATGCTCGTCTACCTGTTCGTGCTGGCTTATATATCGGCAGGCGTGACCTATTGGATCGCGGTGGCGGCTGGGCTGTAG
- the ssb gene encoding single-stranded DNA-binding protein: protein MAGSVNKVIIVGNLGADPEVKSFQNGGRIANLRIATSETWKDKATGERKERTEWHSVVLQSDGLVGVAERFLKKGSKVYIEGQLRTRKWQDQNGNDRYTTEVSVGGIGGVLTMLDGAQGGGGGGVGGQRSGGGGGWNEGGSSGGGRSSGGDDWGRSGGSSGGGSSGGSEWGKTGGSSGGGFGDDLDDDIPF from the coding sequence ATGGCAGGCAGCGTCAACAAGGTCATCATCGTGGGCAACCTGGGGGCCGACCCCGAGGTAAAGTCGTTCCAGAACGGCGGGCGCATCGCCAACTTGCGCATCGCCACGTCCGAAACCTGGAAGGACAAGGCCACCGGAGAGCGCAAGGAGCGTACCGAGTGGCACTCGGTCGTGCTCCAGTCCGACGGTCTCGTCGGCGTGGCCGAGCGCTTCCTGAAGAAGGGCTCCAAGGTTTACATCGAAGGCCAGCTGCGCACCCGCAAGTGGCAGGACCAGAACGGTAACGACCGCTACACCACCGAAGTCTCGGTAGGCGGCATCGGCGGCGTGCTGACCATGCTTGACGGCGCCCAGGGCGGCGGCGGTGGTGGTGTTGGCGGCCAGCGCAGCGGCGGTGGCGGCGGCTGGAACGAAGGTGGTTCCTCGGGCGGCGGACGTTCGTCGGGCGGCGACGACTGGGGCCGCAGCGGCGGCTCGTCGGGCGGCGGTTCCTCGGGCGGAAGCGAGTGGGGCAAGACCGGCGGTTCGTCGGGCGGCGGCTTCGGCGACGATCTCGACGACGATATCCCGTTCTGA
- a CDS encoding endonuclease/exonuclease/phosphatase family protein, producing the protein MKHLTKMSIAGAAALIVLNMSRPSPAAAPEWPVAAVRDDGVLSVMTFNVKGLPFPLAHGRAEALSEIAERLRKLRRSGRQPDVIVLQEAFIPEAKEIARRAGYAHVAIGSGIDDPVAGSRDKADDFAHEASWLRGETVGRWIDSGLVILSDHPIVKTRRMAFPEGMCAGFDCLAAKGVLVAWIAVPGRGRPVAIADTHFNSRKASGVAIKRANTAFARQASAARAFIRANVDEGTDLIFGGDFNIGKDEARIAAVRGLVAGGREATESVDCAACSPDLQADLAAIRDRGKDKLYYRSGARGAMRLRDLEVPFGTRNGADTLSDHMGYVARYTFS; encoded by the coding sequence GTGAAGCACCTGACCAAGATGTCCATTGCGGGGGCCGCGGCCCTCATCGTCCTGAACATGTCGCGCCCGTCTCCGGCGGCAGCGCCCGAATGGCCTGTCGCCGCCGTGCGGGACGACGGGGTCCTCTCGGTGATGACCTTCAACGTCAAGGGCCTGCCCTTCCCGCTGGCCCACGGCCGCGCCGAGGCGCTTTCCGAGATCGCCGAGCGGCTGCGCAAGCTGCGCCGCTCGGGCCGGCAACCCGACGTGATCGTGCTGCAGGAAGCCTTCATTCCCGAAGCGAAGGAGATCGCCCGGCGCGCAGGCTATGCCCATGTCGCCATCGGCTCGGGCATTGACGATCCCGTGGCCGGAAGCCGCGACAAGGCCGACGACTTCGCCCACGAAGCGTCCTGGCTGCGCGGCGAGACGGTGGGTCGGTGGATCGACAGCGGGCTGGTTATCCTGTCCGATCATCCCATCGTCAAAACGCGGCGCATGGCATTTCCCGAGGGGATGTGCGCGGGCTTCGACTGCCTAGCGGCCAAGGGCGTGCTGGTGGCGTGGATCGCGGTGCCGGGGCGCGGCCGCCCCGTCGCCATCGCCGATACGCACTTCAATTCGCGCAAAGCCTCCGGCGTTGCGATCAAGCGGGCCAACACCGCTTTCGCCCGCCAGGCCAGCGCCGCACGCGCCTTCATCCGCGCCAACGTGGACGAAGGGACAGACCTGATTTTTGGCGGTGATTTCAACATCGGCAAGGATGAAGCGCGGATCGCGGCAGTGCGCGGTCTCGTCGCCGGAGGGCGCGAGGCGACGGAAAGCGTCGACTGCGCCGCCTGCTCGCCCGATCTTCAGGCAGACCTGGCGGCGATCCGCGATCGCGGCAAGGACAAGCTGTATTACCGCTCCGGCGCCAGGGGCGCGATGCGGCTGCGTGATCTGGAAGTACCCTTCGGCACGCGAAACGGCGCCGATACGCTGTCAGACCACATGGGCTACGTCGCCCGCTACACGTTCTCGTAG
- a CDS encoding DUF177 domain-containing protein → MSDTPISAAGPRPEFSLSLDVRQAEGKAPHLEAGEAERAAIAKRFSLVRIDRLVADLELHRQDRVVEARGRLQADFVQSCAVSAEDMDVSVDEPLYFRFVPETTIYSPDEEVELSAEDYDEIEYSGTHFDIGEAVTQSLGLAIDPFLTGPDADTARNTVMGKAEDQGPFAALKGLKLDKG, encoded by the coding sequence ATGAGCGACACACCCATTTCCGCCGCCGGGCCCCGGCCCGAATTCTCCCTCTCGCTCGACGTGCGCCAGGCCGAAGGCAAGGCCCCGCACCTCGAAGCAGGCGAGGCCGAACGCGCTGCCATCGCCAAGCGCTTTTCGCTGGTGCGGATCGACCGGCTGGTAGCCGACCTCGAACTTCACCGGCAGGACCGCGTGGTCGAGGCGCGCGGGCGCTTGCAGGCGGACTTCGTGCAGTCCTGCGCCGTCTCGGCCGAGGATATGGACGTTTCGGTCGACGAGCCGCTCTATTTTCGGTTCGTGCCGGAAACCACCATCTACTCGCCCGACGAGGAAGTGGAACTGAGCGCGGAGGACTACGACGAGATCGAATATTCCGGCACCCACTTCGATATCGGCGAGGCGGTGACGCAGAGCCTGGGGCTGGCGATCGACCCGTTCCTTACCGGCCCCGATGCCGATACCGCGCGCAATACCGTCATGGGCAAGGCAGAAGACCAGGGGCCGTTCGCCGCCCTCAAAGGCCTGAAGCTGGACAAGGGCTGA
- a CDS encoding ubiquinol-cytochrome C chaperone family protein, producing MSLISRLLGKRSDTRGAVRPLWHRVVEIAREKPWYAAGGIADTVPGRFDAVTLVLALVMLRMERDKAADDALIEPSVRLTELFVEDMDGQLRQSGVGDLGVGKRMGKLMSVLGGRIGALREALPLDDTALIAVLDRNVTLTEKADRTHLAAQVRALHAQLDALSDEDIMNARIER from the coding sequence GTGTCCCTGATCTCCCGCCTGCTCGGCAAGCGTTCCGATACCCGCGGCGCAGTGCGCCCGCTGTGGCACCGCGTGGTCGAGATCGCCCGCGAAAAACCCTGGTATGCGGCAGGCGGCATTGCCGACACGGTGCCGGGCCGCTTCGATGCCGTAACGCTGGTCCTGGCGCTCGTCATGTTGCGCATGGAGCGCGACAAGGCGGCCGATGATGCACTGATCGAACCTTCCGTGCGGCTGACCGAATTGTTCGTCGAGGACATGGACGGCCAGCTGCGCCAGTCGGGCGTGGGCGATCTGGGCGTGGGCAAGCGCATGGGCAAGCTGATGAGCGTGCTGGGCGGGCGCATCGGTGCGCTTCGCGAAGCCCTGCCGCTGGACGATACGGCGCTGATCGCCGTGCTGGACCGCAACGTAACCCTCACCGAAAAGGCGGACAGGACGCACCTAGCCGCGCAAGTACGCGCCCTCCACGCGCAGTTGGACGCGCTTTCGGACGAAGATATCATGAACGCCAGGATCGAACGATGA
- a CDS encoding outer membrane protein assembly factor BamE: MRKVSLKANGAKLAVAGMAAALVVLTGGCTSVSDHRGYLIDQALIDSVQPGIDNRMSVEKTLGRPTFESQFGQKDWYYVSQTVKTPPFRRARTAEQTVMRVRFDPAGNVAGVDKRGIEQVASISPDGHTTPTLGRHRSLLEDLFGNIGAVGAGGGSGAAPQGPGPNGS; this comes from the coding sequence ATGCGCAAGGTGAGCCTCAAGGCTAATGGGGCGAAGCTCGCCGTGGCAGGCATGGCTGCGGCGCTTGTCGTGCTGACGGGCGGCTGCACGTCGGTCAGCGACCATCGCGGCTACCTGATCGACCAGGCGCTGATCGATTCGGTCCAGCCCGGCATCGACAACCGCATGTCGGTGGAAAAGACCCTCGGCCGCCCGACCTTCGAAAGCCAGTTCGGCCAGAAGGACTGGTACTACGTCTCGCAGACCGTGAAGACCCCGCCCTTCCGCCGCGCCCGTACTGCGGAGCAGACGGTGATGCGCGTGCGCTTCGATCCCGCCGGCAACGTCGCCGGCGTCGACAAGCGCGGCATCGAGCAGGTCGCGAGCATCAGCCCCGACGGCCACACCACGCCCACGCTGGGCCGTCACCGCAGCCTGCTGGAAGATCTGTTCGGCAATATCGGTGCGGTTGGCGCCGGTGGCGGCTCGGGCGCCGCACCGCAGGGTCCCGGCCCGAACGGCAGCTGA
- the hslV gene encoding ATP-dependent protease subunit HslV, whose protein sequence is MNSNGASHGLIEWHGTTIIGVRKGGKTVIAGDGQVSMGNTVMKPNARKVRRIGAHDENGAGKVIAGFAGATADAFTLFERLERKLEQHRGQLMRSAVELAKDWRTDKYLRNLEALMIVADAETLLVLTGNGDVLEPEGGAHSQITAIGSGGNYALAAARAIDAYEEDAETIARKAMQVAADICVFTNDRVTVETV, encoded by the coding sequence ATGAACAGCAACGGGGCTAGCCACGGCCTGATCGAGTGGCACGGTACGACCATCATCGGTGTGCGAAAGGGCGGCAAGACCGTCATCGCCGGTGACGGTCAGGTTTCCATGGGCAACACCGTCATGAAGCCGAACGCGCGCAAGGTGCGGCGTATCGGTGCCCATGACGAGAATGGTGCTGGCAAGGTCATTGCCGGTTTCGCCGGCGCGACCGCCGACGCCTTCACCCTTTTCGAGCGCCTGGAACGCAAGCTGGAACAGCATCGCGGCCAGCTGATGCGCTCCGCCGTCGAACTCGCCAAGGACTGGCGCACCGACAAATACCTGCGCAATCTCGAAGCCCTGATGATCGTCGCCGATGCCGAGACGCTGCTGGTGCTCACCGGCAATGGCGACGTGCTTGAACCCGAAGGCGGCGCCCACAGCCAGATCACCGCGATCGGCTCGGGCGGCAATTATGCGCTGGCCGCTGCCCGCGCCATCGACGCTTACGAGGAAGACGCCGAGACGATCGCGCGCAAGGCCATGCAGGTCGCCGCCGACATCTGCGTCTTCACCAACGACCGCGTGACGGTCGAGACGGTCTGA
- the hslU gene encoding ATP-dependent protease ATPase subunit HslU produces the protein MNDNLTPKAIVAALDAHIIGQNDAKKAVAVALRNRWRRQHLDADLRDEVTPKNILMIGPTGCGKTEISRRLAKLADAPFVKVEATKFTEVGYVGRDVEQIARDLVEEAIRLEKERRRESVREAASKAAMDRLLNALVGDGASEATRAAFHQRITENAMNDTEVELEVEDSPSSPMEIPGMGGSVGMINLSDIMGKMGGSRMKRRKMKVPDAWDKLVDEESEKRMDQDDVARVALSNAEANGIVFLDEIDKIAVSDVRGGSVSREGVQRDLLPLIEGTTVATKYGPMKTDHVLFIASGAFHVAKPSDMLPELQGRLPIRVELQALTEEDFVRILSETRANLIAQYKALLGTEEVTIEVTADAIREVARIAAQVNESVENIGARRLQTVMEKLLEELSFEAEDRKGETVTIDEAYVRAKLEGLASNADLSKYIL, from the coding sequence ATGAACGACAATCTCACCCCCAAGGCGATCGTTGCTGCGCTGGATGCGCATATCATCGGCCAGAACGACGCCAAGAAGGCCGTCGCCGTCGCGCTGCGCAACCGCTGGCGCCGCCAGCACCTCGATGCGGACCTGCGCGACGAGGTAACCCCCAAGAACATCCTGATGATCGGCCCGACCGGCTGCGGCAAGACCGAGATCAGCCGCCGCCTGGCGAAGCTGGCCGACGCGCCTTTCGTGAAGGTGGAAGCGACCAAGTTCACCGAAGTCGGCTATGTCGGCCGCGATGTGGAGCAGATCGCTCGCGATCTCGTCGAAGAAGCGATCCGGCTGGAAAAGGAACGCCGCCGCGAATCGGTGCGCGAGGCAGCCAGCAAGGCGGCGATGGACCGCCTGCTCAACGCGCTTGTCGGCGATGGAGCTTCCGAAGCCACCCGCGCCGCCTTCCACCAGCGCATCACCGAAAACGCCATGAACGACACCGAGGTGGAACTAGAGGTCGAGGACAGCCCGTCCTCGCCGATGGAGATCCCTGGCATGGGCGGTTCGGTCGGCATGATCAATCTGTCGGACATCATGGGCAAGATGGGCGGCAGCCGCATGAAGCGGCGCAAGATGAAGGTGCCTGACGCCTGGGACAAGCTGGTCGACGAAGAGTCGGAAAAGCGCATGGACCAGGACGACGTCGCCCGCGTTGCGCTGTCGAACGCGGAGGCCAACGGCATCGTTTTTCTCGACGAGATCGACAAGATCGCCGTGTCCGACGTGCGCGGCGGTTCGGTCAGCCGTGAAGGCGTGCAGCGCGACCTGCTGCCGCTGATCGAAGGCACCACCGTCGCCACCAAGTACGGCCCGATGAAGACCGACCACGTCCTTTTCATCGCCAGCGGCGCCTTCCACGTCGCCAAGCCCAGCGACATGCTGCCCGAACTTCAGGGCCGCCTGCCGATCCGGGTCGAGCTGCAGGCGCTGACCGAGGAGGACTTCGTGCGGATCCTGTCTGAAACCCGCGCCAACCTCATCGCGCAGTACAAGGCGCTGCTCGGCACTGAGGAAGTGACCATAGAAGTGACCGCGGACGCGATCCGCGAAGTCGCCCGCATTGCCGCGCAGGTCAACGAAAGCGTCGAGAACATCGGTGCCCGCCGCTTGCAGACGGTGATGGAAAAGCTGCTGGAAGAACTCAGCTTCGAGGCCGAGGATCGCAAGGGCGAGACGGTGACGATCGACGAAGCCTATGTGCGCGCCAAGCTGGAAGGCCTGGCCAGCAACGCGGACCTGTCGAAGTACATCCTGTAA
- a CDS encoding GFA family protein, whose amino-acid sequence MKLEGGCQCGAVRYSVEGEPEHVALCHCSDCRKSTGAPTVAWGAFKTAEFVLTKGAAAVYNSSGASMRHFCATCGTGLYFVNEEYLPGLVDIQVATLDDPDALSPQVQIQVAERLGWMKDLAALPEFERFPG is encoded by the coding sequence GTGAAACTTGAAGGTGGATGCCAGTGCGGCGCGGTGCGCTACAGCGTCGAGGGTGAGCCTGAGCACGTCGCGCTGTGTCATTGCAGCGATTGTCGCAAGTCGACCGGGGCGCCGACCGTGGCGTGGGGGGCGTTCAAGACTGCCGAGTTCGTGCTGACCAAGGGAGCAGCAGCGGTCTACAATTCAAGCGGGGCGTCCATGCGCCATTTCTGCGCGACATGCGGAACCGGGCTCTATTTCGTCAACGAGGAGTACCTGCCGGGCCTCGTCGACATCCAGGTCGCGACGCTCGACGATCCTGACGCCCTGTCGCCTCAGGTGCAGATCCAGGTGGCCGAACGGCTCGGCTGGATGAAGGACCTCGCGGCTTTGCCCGAGTTCGAGCGTTTTCCGGGGTGA
- a CDS encoding phytanoyl-CoA dioxygenase family protein, which produces MSESTVLARLELDRDGACLYPRLACAQLSDFEAVLAKWPDGRAGVRIAGDPGLARLLGQAGPVGGAVCLVLGPDARPVRAVLFDKNDRADWALGWHQDRTIAVRAVAEADGFGPWSVKQGITHVEPPFALIEAMLTVRIHLDPVDTDNAPLLIAAGSHRLGRVPAAEVDGVAAGLTVHACLAEMGDVWVYRTPVLHASNAARPGRRRRVLQVDYARGDLPAGLEWLGI; this is translated from the coding sequence GTGAGTGAAAGCACCGTCCTGGCCCGGCTGGAACTGGACCGGGACGGCGCATGCCTTTACCCGCGCCTGGCGTGTGCGCAGCTTTCCGATTTCGAGGCCGTCCTTGCAAAATGGCCAGACGGGCGCGCCGGGGTACGTATCGCGGGCGATCCCGGCCTTGCGCGGTTGCTGGGGCAGGCGGGGCCAGTCGGTGGCGCTGTCTGCCTTGTCCTCGGGCCAGATGCCCGGCCGGTCAGGGCAGTGCTTTTCGACAAGAACGACCGCGCGGATTGGGCGCTGGGCTGGCATCAGGACCGCACCATCGCGGTGCGCGCAGTTGCCGAAGCGGACGGCTTTGGCCCTTGGTCGGTCAAGCAGGGGATCACTCATGTCGAGCCGCCTTTTGCCCTGATTGAGGCGATGTTGACCGTGCGTATCCATCTCGATCCGGTGGACACGGATAATGCGCCTCTGCTCATTGCGGCGGGATCGCACCGCCTTGGCCGGGTGCCTGCTGCGGAGGTGGACGGCGTGGCGGCCGGGTTGACGGTCCATGCCTGCCTTGCGGAGATGGGGGATGTCTGGGTCTATCGCACCCCGGTGCTGCATGCCTCGAATGCCGCACGGCCCGGCAGGCGGCGGCGGGTGTTGCAGGTGGATTATGCGAGGGGGGACTTGCCAGCGGGGCTGGAGTGGCTAGGCATCTGA
- a CDS encoding DUF1737 domain-containing protein — MYQTPEDRPVYRLLTGADDRAFCERVSEALAQGWRLYGSPTLAWDTAENCMKAAQAVVWHEADVVK; from the coding sequence ATGTACCAGACGCCTGAAGATCGCCCAGTATATCGCCTTCTCACCGGCGCGGACGACCGCGCCTTTTGCGAGCGGGTGTCCGAGGCACTGGCGCAGGGATGGCGCCTTTACGGTTCACCGACACTCGCCTGGGACACGGCGGAAAATTGCATGAAGGCGGCGCAGGCCGTAGTCTGGCACGAAGCCGACGTGGTCAAGTGA
- a CDS encoding ABC transporter ATP-binding protein/permease has translation MPPDTAVSDSTARHDGWRTLLRFMPYLWPENDRGLRWRIIWACVFILLSTGTQLVLPYLMKWAVDLMGTTGPKLLQLAMLVVLGYAAGRLLQTLFDNLRNIVFERVGQDATRALAENVFGQLHRLSLRFHLARRTGEVTKTIERGTKSIDTMLYFMLFNIAPTILQLLVVGVIFYINFGPGLVIATAVAIAVYIWVTRTITEWRSKLREQMNRLDGQALSRAVDSLLNYETVKYFSAEAREADRYAQATRAYAVAAVKSENSLGMLNIVQGVVINLLMAGALGWTVWGWYKGQYTAGQLVFVQTYLTQLFRPLDMLGMVYRTIRQGLIDMAEMFRLLDTAVEVPDAPGAPALMIRQPSIVFDNVVFGYDPDRTILHGLSFEVPAGEAFAVVGPSGAGKSTLARLLFRFYDPQSGRILIDGQDIAQVTQASLRAAIGIVPQDSVLFNDTIGYNIGYGRDGAGAEEIDAAARGAALTGLIERLPKGLATEVGERGLKLSGGEKQRVAIARTLVKNPPILILDEATSALDTRTEQDILATLHRVAEHRTSLSIAHRLSTIADANRILVLNEGRLAESGTHAQLLRREGLYAEMWMRQAAEAEAMTEAAE, from the coding sequence ATGCCTCCAGATACCGCAGTTTCCGATTCCACCGCACGCCATGACGGCTGGCGCACCCTCCTGCGCTTCATGCCTTACCTCTGGCCCGAGAATGACCGGGGCCTGCGGTGGCGGATCATCTGGGCATGCGTATTCATCCTGCTGTCCACGGGCACGCAGCTGGTGCTGCCTTACCTGATGAAGTGGGCGGTCGACCTGATGGGCACGACCGGCCCCAAACTGCTGCAACTCGCGATGCTGGTCGTACTGGGCTATGCTGCGGGGCGCCTGCTGCAGACCCTGTTCGACAACCTGCGCAACATCGTGTTCGAGCGGGTTGGCCAGGACGCCACCCGCGCGCTGGCGGAGAATGTCTTCGGCCAGCTGCACCGCCTGTCCTTGCGCTTCCATCTGGCGCGCCGCACCGGCGAGGTCACCAAGACCATCGAGCGCGGCACCAAGAGCATCGACACGATGCTCTACTTCATGCTCTTCAACATCGCCCCGACCATCCTGCAGCTGCTGGTGGTGGGCGTGATCTTCTACATCAACTTCGGCCCCGGGCTGGTCATCGCCACCGCCGTCGCCATCGCCGTCTACATCTGGGTGACGCGCACGATCACCGAGTGGCGCTCCAAGCTGCGCGAACAGATGAACCGGCTCGACGGGCAGGCCCTGTCGCGCGCCGTCGATTCGCTGCTGAACTACGAGACGGTGAAATACTTCTCCGCCGAAGCGCGCGAGGCAGACCGCTATGCGCAGGCCACCCGCGCCTACGCCGTGGCCGCGGTGAAGAGCGAGAACTCGCTGGGCATGCTCAACATCGTGCAGGGCGTGGTCATCAACCTGCTGATGGCCGGCGCCCTCGGGTGGACGGTGTGGGGCTGGTACAAGGGCCAGTACACTGCGGGTCAGCTGGTCTTCGTCCAGACGTATCTCACGCAGTTGTTCCGCCCGCTCGACATGCTCGGCATGGTCTATCGCACCATCCGCCAGGGCCTGATCGACATGGCCGAGATGTTCCGCCTGCTCGACACCGCCGTCGAGGTACCCGACGCCCCCGGCGCCCCGGCACTGATGATCCGCCAGCCCTCCATCGTCTTCGACAATGTCGTGTTCGGCTATGACCCCGACCGCACGATCCTGCACGGCCTGTCCTTCGAAGTGCCGGCCGGAGAGGCTTTCGCGGTCGTCGGCCCTTCGGGCGCGGGCAAGTCCACCCTCGCTCGGCTGCTGTTCCGGTTCTACGATCCGCAATCGGGCCGCATCCTGATCGACGGGCAGGATATCGCGCAAGTGACGCAGGCCTCACTGCGTGCCGCGATCGGCATCGTGCCGCAGGACTCGGTGCTGTTCAACGACACCATCGGCTACAACATCGGCTATGGCCGTGACGGTGCCGGCGCGGAGGAGATCGACGCCGCCGCACGAGGTGCGGCGCTGACCGGCCTGATCGAACGCCTGCCCAAGGGCCTCGCCACCGAAGTGGGCGAGCGCGGGCTGAAGCTGTCGGGCGGTGAGAAGCAGCGCGTGGCCATCGCCCGCACCCTGGTCAAGAACCCGCCGATCCTGATCCTAGACGAAGCCACCAGCGCGCTGGACACCCGCACCGAGCAAGACATCCTGGCGACGCTGCACCGCGTGGCCGAGCACCGCACATCGCTGTCGATCGCGCATCGCCTTTCGACGATCGCCGATGCGAACCGGATTCTCGTGCTGAACGAGGGCCGCCTCGCCGAAAGCGGCACTCACGCGCAGTTGCTGCGCCGGGAAGGTCTCTACGCCGAAATGTGGATGCGCCAGGCAGCAGAAGCCGAAGCGATGACCGAGGCGGCGGAGTGA